The following proteins are co-located in the uncultured Propionivibrio sp. genome:
- the pilW gene encoding type IV pilus biogenesis/stability protein PilW has protein sequence MTTIFRPLVGFILATVLGISFAWAQGALPAYQPEAAQASVPKDNRTRAKLHTELASLYFQGGNLIVALEELTIAISIDPDYAPAYSTRGLALYHIREFDSADKDFRRALSLNEKDPEINNNYGWYLCHTGKVRESIPYFEKAIRNPLYATPEIAHLNAGACHAKLGELDLAEAYVRKTLRFSPDNLQALFQLANISYQRGNVDAARAQLMNIVRSNEPSAEVLWLLLRVERRLGDATAEASLATQLRRKYPDSPETQMLLKGNFE, from the coding sequence GTGACGACGATTTTCCGACCCCTCGTTGGCTTTATCCTGGCGACAGTGCTGGGTATCTCGTTCGCCTGGGCGCAAGGTGCGTTGCCGGCGTATCAGCCGGAGGCTGCGCAGGCGTCTGTACCGAAGGATAACCGGACTCGCGCCAAGCTCCATACGGAGTTGGCTTCGCTCTATTTTCAGGGCGGTAATCTGATCGTGGCGCTTGAGGAACTGACCATCGCCATCTCGATCGATCCGGACTATGCGCCGGCCTACAGCACTCGTGGTCTCGCGCTTTACCATATTCGTGAATTCGACTCTGCGGACAAGGATTTCAGGCGCGCACTTTCTCTGAATGAGAAGGATCCGGAAATCAACAACAATTACGGATGGTATCTCTGTCATACCGGCAAGGTTCGGGAGTCCATTCCCTATTTTGAGAAGGCGATTCGTAATCCGCTGTATGCGACGCCGGAGATTGCCCATCTCAATGCCGGTGCGTGTCATGCCAAACTTGGCGAGTTGGATTTGGCGGAAGCTTATGTGCGCAAGACGCTGCGCTTTTCGCCCGATAACCTGCAGGCATTGTTTCAACTGGCGAACATCAGCTACCAGCGCGGCAATGTTGATGCGGCTCGCGCTCAGTTGATGAACATCGTGCGCTCCAACGAGCCTTCGGCCGAGGTGTTGTGGCTGCTGCTTCGTGTCGAGCGACGACTTGGCGACGCGACGGCTGAAGCCAGTCTTGCCACCCAATTGAGGCGGAAGTATCCGGACTCCCCAGAAACTCAGATGCTGTTGAAAGGAAATTTTGAATGA
- a CDS encoding RodZ domain-containing protein, translated as MNAESDSPQVRTEEDESVQDSSSGVEAFAEEAAQEVAPEPSVGQRLRMAREAKGMTMIEVAGRLKLSLHQVEDLESDDWDRLKCTTITRGFVRNYARLVALDAAELMAALDRIAKPQSKELAVPTSINVKVPSEHGVERRDTLRVVSGLLVLVVAILVYFFLPADFMQSTYSAVKARFGSSGGETPAAVAEPERKVVESSAEPAATAPSASTEAAPAAPVATPSATVPAPAPAVSSPVPVTPGQTSAAPTSSPAPARSSLATGGMKLAFSKPSWVEIKDGSGQVIFSQLSPAGAQREISGQPPFSLIIGNAAGVTLDYKGKTVDLSARRSKDDVARITLE; from the coding sequence ATGAACGCGGAAAGCGATTCGCCGCAGGTCAGGACGGAGGAAGACGAATCCGTGCAGGACTCGTCTTCTGGCGTCGAAGCGTTTGCGGAGGAGGCTGCGCAGGAGGTCGCGCCCGAGCCGTCTGTCGGTCAACGCTTGCGTATGGCCCGTGAAGCCAAAGGCATGACGATGATCGAAGTGGCCGGACGTCTCAAGCTGAGCCTGCATCAGGTCGAGGATCTCGAGAGCGACGACTGGGATCGGCTTAAATGCACGACGATCACACGTGGCTTCGTCCGTAATTACGCGCGTCTGGTTGCACTCGATGCGGCCGAACTCATGGCGGCGCTCGACCGGATTGCCAAACCGCAATCCAAGGAACTCGCCGTGCCGACCAGTATCAACGTCAAAGTGCCGAGCGAACATGGTGTCGAACGCCGGGATACGTTGAGGGTTGTCAGCGGCTTGTTGGTTCTGGTCGTCGCGATCCTGGTGTATTTCTTCTTGCCGGCCGATTTTATGCAATCGACGTATTCGGCGGTGAAGGCGCGCTTTGGCAGTTCGGGCGGTGAAACGCCGGCAGCTGTGGCCGAGCCGGAACGCAAGGTGGTCGAGTCCTCTGCGGAGCCGGCAGCGACCGCGCCTTCCGCTTCGACCGAAGCCGCGCCGGCAGCTCCCGTCGCGACGCCGAGCGCTACGGTACCCGCTCCCGCGCCTGCCGTGTCTTCGCCGGTGCCGGTGACGCCTGGTCAAACCTCTGCGGCACCGACATCGTCGCCGGCGCCGGCGAGGTCGTCGTTGGCGACGGGCGGCATGAAGCTTGCGTTCAGCAAGCCATCCTGGGTGGAGATCAAGGACGGTAGCGGGCAGGTGATCTTTTCGCAGTTGAGCCCGGCAGGGGCGCAGCGCGAAATCAGTGGGCAGCCGCCGTTTTCGCTGATCATTGGCAATGCTGCCGGCGTCACCCTCGACTACAAGGGGAAGACGGTCGATCTTTCTGCGCGTCGCAGCAAGGATGATGTTGCCCGGATAACGCTTGAATGA
- the ispG gene encoding flavodoxin-dependent (E)-4-hydroxy-3-methylbut-2-enyl-diphosphate synthase, whose protein sequence is MMMDDTLNTNPSRRTTRAVSVAAVTVGGGAPVVIQSMTNTDTADALKTAIQCAELARAGSELVRITVNTPEAAAAVPAIREQLDCMDVDVPLIGDFHYNGHRLLADFPECAKILAKYRINPGNVGRGRKRDEQFAQMIEIAGKYGKPVRIGVNWGSLDQELLARIMDANARSATPMDAVGVMREAMVASALESAAKAEEYGLPGDRIILSCKVSGVQDLIAIYRELSRRADYPLHLGLTEAGMGSKGIVASTAAMAVLLQEGIGDTIRVSLTPEPGGKRTQEVVVAQEMLQTMGLRAFTPMVTACPGCGRTTSTVFQELAQTIQNHVRERMPAWRLEFDGVENMTLAVMGCIVNGPGESKHANIGISLPGTGETPAAPVFEDGVKTVTLRGENIAAEFVAIVDRYVARTYQRKNRNAS, encoded by the coding sequence ATGATGATGGACGACACTTTGAACACCAATCCCTCCCGTCGGACGACGCGCGCAGTGAGCGTCGCCGCCGTCACGGTCGGAGGCGGTGCGCCTGTGGTCATTCAGTCGATGACCAATACCGATACGGCGGACGCGCTGAAGACCGCGATCCAATGTGCCGAACTTGCACGTGCCGGATCGGAACTGGTGCGCATTACAGTAAATACGCCGGAGGCCGCAGCAGCTGTTCCGGCGATTCGCGAGCAACTCGATTGCATGGACGTGGATGTGCCGCTGATTGGCGATTTCCACTACAACGGACACCGGCTGCTTGCGGATTTTCCCGAGTGCGCGAAGATTCTCGCCAAGTATCGTATCAACCCCGGGAACGTCGGGCGCGGCAGGAAGCGTGACGAGCAGTTCGCCCAGATGATCGAGATCGCCGGAAAGTACGGCAAGCCGGTGCGGATCGGTGTGAATTGGGGCAGTCTCGATCAGGAATTGCTGGCCCGGATCATGGACGCCAACGCGCGCAGCGCGACACCGATGGATGCCGTCGGCGTAATGCGAGAGGCGATGGTCGCGTCCGCCCTCGAGTCGGCGGCAAAGGCCGAGGAGTACGGGCTTCCGGGTGATCGCATCATTCTGTCGTGCAAGGTTTCAGGGGTGCAGGATCTGATCGCGATTTATCGGGAATTGTCGCGTCGAGCTGATTATCCGCTGCATCTGGGACTGACTGAGGCTGGCATGGGGTCCAAGGGTATCGTCGCCTCGACGGCGGCCATGGCCGTGCTCCTGCAGGAAGGCATCGGCGATACCATTCGCGTTTCGCTGACGCCGGAGCCGGGCGGCAAGCGCACGCAGGAAGTGGTCGTTGCTCAGGAAATGCTGCAGACCATGGGGCTGCGCGCTTTTACGCCGATGGTGACGGCCTGTCCTGGCTGCGGACGGACAACCAGCACGGTGTTTCAGGAGTTGGCGCAGACCATCCAGAATCATGTGCGTGAGCGTATGCCGGCGTGGCGTCTTGAGTTCGACGGCGTCGAGAACATGACCTTGGCAGTGATGGGTTGTATCGTCAATGGGCCAGGTGAAAGCAAGCATGCCAACATCGGCATCAGCCTTCCGGGGACGGGTGAAACGCCTGCTGCGCCGGTGTTTGAGGATGGGGTGAAGACGGTTACCCTGCGCGGCGAGAACATTGCCGCCGAATTTGTCGCCATCGTTGATCGTTATGTGGCGCGTACTTATCAGAGAAAGAACCGAAACGCATCATGA
- the hisS gene encoding histidine--tRNA ligase, whose translation MSKVIQSVRGMNDILPGESELWELFEETVRSWLQSYGYKPIRLPIVEPTPLFKRAIGEVTDIVEKEMYSFEDSLNGEQLTLRPEGTAGCVRAVIQHNLAAQRPQRLYYMGQMFRHERPQKGRYRQFNQVGVESFGFAGPDIDAEQIVMGARLWDDLGLDGIRLQLNSLGQADERAEYRAGLVSYFEKYQDSLDEDARRRLYTNPLRILDSKNPAMQEMIAGAPKLMAHLGAESMAHFEGVQQVLRDVGIPYEINTRLVRGLDYYNLTVFEWVTDLLGAQGTVCAGGRYDGLVEQLGGKSTPACGFAMGVERLVTLIRESGGDPAPECADVYLVHQGEAASRLAPRVAEGLRDQGIDVLFNCGGGSFKAQMKKADASGAMFAVIIGDDEANAGEVTLKPLRDNGDAERAQKRVGIDGLAEEIMNAVIDGEES comes from the coding sequence ATGAGCAAGGTGATCCAGTCCGTACGCGGGATGAATGACATCCTGCCCGGAGAGTCTGAGCTGTGGGAGCTCTTCGAGGAAACAGTCCGTTCCTGGCTGCAGAGCTATGGATACAAGCCGATCCGTCTACCGATCGTCGAGCCGACGCCGCTGTTCAAGCGCGCCATCGGCGAAGTGACCGATATCGTCGAAAAAGAGATGTACTCTTTCGAGGACAGCCTGAACGGCGAGCAACTGACGCTGCGTCCCGAGGGGACCGCCGGTTGCGTGCGGGCCGTCATTCAGCACAATCTGGCGGCACAGCGCCCGCAGCGGCTGTACTATATGGGGCAGATGTTCCGGCACGAGCGCCCGCAAAAGGGGCGTTATCGGCAATTCAATCAGGTCGGCGTGGAATCCTTCGGTTTTGCCGGTCCCGACATCGACGCCGAGCAGATCGTCATGGGGGCCCGCCTTTGGGATGATTTGGGGCTGGACGGCATCCGCCTGCAGCTCAATTCGCTCGGTCAGGCGGATGAGCGCGCGGAATATCGGGCTGGATTGGTGAGTTACTTCGAGAAATATCAGGATTCGCTCGACGAGGACGCACGCCGTCGCCTCTACACCAATCCGTTGCGAATTCTCGACAGCAAGAATCCTGCGATGCAGGAAATGATTGCCGGTGCGCCGAAGCTCATGGCGCATCTGGGCGCGGAATCGATGGCGCACTTCGAAGGCGTGCAACAGGTGCTGCGTGATGTCGGCATTCCGTACGAGATCAATACACGACTTGTGCGCGGTCTCGACTATTACAACCTGACCGTGTTCGAGTGGGTGACTGACCTGCTCGGCGCGCAAGGGACGGTCTGCGCCGGTGGGCGCTATGACGGTCTTGTCGAGCAACTCGGTGGCAAGTCGACGCCTGCCTGTGGCTTTGCCATGGGGGTCGAGCGTCTGGTAACACTGATTCGCGAATCGGGCGGCGATCCGGCGCCCGAGTGTGCCGATGTCTATCTTGTGCATCAGGGCGAAGCCGCGTCGCGCCTGGCGCCGCGGGTTGCAGAAGGTCTGCGCGATCAAGGCATCGATGTGCTCTTCAATTGCGGCGGCGGCAGCTTCAAGGCGCAAATGAAGAAGGCTGATGCGTCCGGGGCGATGTTTGCCGTTATCATCGGCGACGATGAGGCGAATGCCGGGGAAGTGACGCTTAAGCCTTTGCGCGATAATGGCGACGCCGAGCGGGCGCAGAAGCGTGTCGGCATCGACGGGCTCGCCGAAGAAATCATGAATGCAGTTATTGACGGAGAAGAAAGCTGA
- a CDS encoding tetratricopeptide repeat protein: MAAYDLEEQEQLAEIKAWWKQHGNLLINVATAAALAVLAWQGWNWYQRSQSGQASMVYHVLQQAVAEHDTQRVKAASGELVEKFGRTSYAPLGALTAARVMIDSGDQKSAKAQLQWAADKGKDEVRDLARLRLAALLLDEKAYDEALKQLDGSVTPAFEARFADTRGDLLSAQGKKDEAVKAYQSAFAKLGEVDKTGKGINSQSWQLQSNAVYREIIQQKLDALGGSK, encoded by the coding sequence ATGGCCGCGTACGATCTTGAAGAGCAGGAACAACTTGCCGAAATTAAGGCCTGGTGGAAACAGCACGGAAATCTGCTGATCAATGTCGCGACTGCGGCAGCGCTCGCTGTACTGGCGTGGCAGGGCTGGAACTGGTACCAGCGCAGCCAGTCGGGGCAGGCGTCGATGGTCTATCACGTGTTGCAACAGGCGGTTGCTGAGCACGATACCCAGCGCGTCAAGGCCGCCAGCGGTGAGTTGGTCGAAAAATTCGGACGCACGAGCTACGCCCCGCTGGGCGCGCTGACGGCGGCTCGCGTGATGATCGACAGCGGCGACCAGAAATCGGCCAAGGCGCAGTTGCAATGGGCGGCAGACAAGGGCAAGGACGAGGTCCGCGATCTCGCGCGTTTGCGTCTGGCCGCGTTGCTTCTGGATGAAAAGGCTTATGACGAAGCGCTGAAGCAACTCGATGGCAGCGTGACGCCGGCCTTCGAGGCTCGTTTCGCCGATACGCGCGGGGATCTGTTGAGCGCGCAGGGCAAGAAGGATGAGGCGGTCAAAGCTTACCAGTCGGCATTCGCCAAACTGGGTGAAGTGGACAAGACAGGCAAGGGCATCAATTCGCAAAGCTGGCAGTTGCAATCTAACGCGGTCTATCGCGAAATCATCCAGCAAAAGCTTGATGCCCTTGGGGGAAGCAAGTAA
- the bamB gene encoding outer membrane protein assembly factor BamB, whose protein sequence is MKKYFVIACAATLLGGCSALDAINPFSSSAPKMVELPSIKPTADARVVWRERVGKADLYVFTPAVVGNSVYAAGVGGTVARIDDGKLVWKIDAGMPLSGGVGADDRLVVVGSLKGDVLAFNSADGKLVWKTRATAEVLAPPAIGEGLVVVRSGDNRLAAFDADDGKRKWVYQRPVPALSVRSTGAPMIDGKLVMAGFPGGKLIAVSPNNGAAVWEGAVALPKGVTELDRVADITSPPVISGRYICAVAYQGRVACFELGGGQQVWARDMSSALGLAIDGPTVFVTDDKGAVHALDLASGASLWKQDKLVTRKVSAPTVLRGFVVVADVEGVVHFLNREDGSFAARVKTDGSPVRAPIRALRSSVVVQTTDGGVFAIEAE, encoded by the coding sequence ATGAAAAAATACTTCGTCATTGCCTGTGCTGCGACGCTGCTTGGCGGCTGTTCGGCGCTGGATGCAATCAACCCGTTTTCCAGCAGTGCGCCGAAGATGGTGGAATTGCCGTCGATCAAACCAACGGCCGATGCTCGCGTGGTTTGGCGCGAGCGTGTCGGCAAGGCCGATCTGTATGTGTTCACGCCGGCGGTTGTCGGCAATTCGGTGTACGCTGCCGGGGTCGGTGGCACGGTTGCCCGGATCGACGACGGCAAGCTGGTCTGGAAAATTGATGCCGGCATGCCGCTGTCGGGCGGCGTCGGGGCAGACGATCGCTTGGTTGTGGTCGGCTCGTTGAAGGGCGATGTGCTGGCCTTCAATAGTGCTGACGGCAAGCTGGTCTGGAAGACCCGGGCGACGGCCGAAGTGCTCGCCCCGCCAGCGATCGGCGAAGGGCTCGTCGTCGTGCGCAGTGGCGACAACCGGCTTGCGGCATTTGACGCTGACGATGGGAAACGGAAGTGGGTGTATCAACGTCCCGTTCCCGCCTTGTCGGTGCGTTCAACCGGAGCGCCGATGATTGACGGCAAACTGGTCATGGCCGGATTTCCCGGAGGGAAACTGATCGCCGTCAGTCCGAACAACGGCGCGGCGGTGTGGGAAGGTGCGGTGGCCTTGCCGAAGGGCGTGACAGAACTTGATCGCGTCGCCGACATCACGAGCCCGCCTGTCATTTCCGGACGCTATATTTGCGCGGTGGCCTATCAAGGTCGCGTTGCCTGTTTTGAACTGGGCGGTGGTCAACAGGTTTGGGCTCGCGATATGTCGAGTGCGCTCGGTCTCGCCATCGACGGGCCGACCGTGTTCGTGACCGACGACAAGGGCGCGGTGCATGCGCTCGATCTGGCCAGCGGCGCAAGCCTCTGGAAGCAGGATAAACTGGTGACGCGCAAAGTGTCGGCCCCAACCGTACTGCGAGGTTTTGTCGTCGTCGCCGACGTCGAGGGCGTCGTCCATTTCCTGAATCGCGAAGACGGCTCCTTTGCCGCCCGGGTGAAGACAGACGGCTCACCGGTCCGGGCGCCGATCCGTGCGCTGAGATCGTCGGTTGTCGTGCAAACGACCGACGGCGGTGTTTTTGCCATAGAGGCTGAATGA
- the der gene encoding ribosome biogenesis GTPase Der encodes MKPTIVLVGRPNVGKSTLFNRLTRSRDALVADMPGLTRDRHYGHGKLGSKAYLVVDTGGFEPLAKDGIMHEMARQTEQAVAEADAVIFLVDGRVGVTALDKEIANKLRKINRPTFVAVNKSEGLNRGVVVADFHELGLGEPVALSATHGEGVRSLVEAVLEPYAEPEEDEAEDHALKVAIVGRPNVGKSTMINALLGEDRVIAFDLPGTTRDSIYVDFEREDKRYTLIDTAGLRRKGKVFETIEKFSVIKTLQSIEDANVVIMVLDARQDISDQDAHIAAFVVESGRAVVVAVNKWDGLDAYRREQIKGTLEAKFKFLDFANFHYVSALKGQGLNTVFRSVDAAYKAATADLSTPRLTRALIDAVARQSPPRTGAFRPKPRYAHQGGRNPPVIVIHGNALDRIPDSYTRYLEHTFREVFKLKGTPLRIQYNVTENPFADRKAPETNRRKPKREENSPAKPARQSAPKGSGAKPKSTAAVKSADARSPQRRPSAPAKAKGRASKG; translated from the coding sequence ATGAAACCAACCATCGTTCTGGTCGGGCGCCCCAATGTGGGCAAATCGACGTTGTTCAATCGTCTGACGCGTTCCCGTGACGCGCTGGTTGCCGACATGCCGGGGCTGACCCGCGATCGGCACTACGGCCACGGAAAGCTCGGCAGCAAGGCCTATCTGGTCGTCGATACCGGTGGCTTCGAGCCCCTGGCCAAAGACGGCATCATGCACGAGATGGCGCGCCAGACCGAGCAGGCGGTGGCCGAGGCTGATGCGGTCATTTTTCTGGTCGATGGGCGCGTCGGCGTGACGGCGCTGGACAAGGAAATCGCCAACAAGCTGCGCAAGATCAACCGGCCGACTTTCGTTGCCGTCAATAAGTCGGAAGGCCTGAACCGCGGTGTTGTCGTCGCCGATTTTCACGAGCTTGGACTGGGTGAGCCGGTCGCGCTATCGGCAACGCATGGCGAAGGCGTGCGCAGCCTGGTCGAGGCTGTGCTCGAGCCGTATGCAGAACCGGAAGAAGACGAGGCGGAGGATCACGCGCTCAAGGTTGCGATTGTCGGTCGCCCCAACGTCGGCAAGAGCACGATGATTAACGCGCTGCTTGGCGAAGATCGCGTCATCGCCTTTGATTTGCCGGGAACGACGCGCGATTCCATTTATGTCGATTTCGAGCGCGAGGACAAGCGCTACACGCTGATCGATACCGCGGGCTTGCGGCGCAAGGGCAAGGTCTTCGAAACCATCGAGAAGTTTTCGGTCATCAAGACGCTGCAATCGATCGAGGATGCCAACGTCGTGATCATGGTGCTCGATGCGCGGCAGGATATTTCCGATCAGGATGCGCATATCGCCGCGTTTGTCGTCGAGTCGGGGCGGGCCGTTGTTGTGGCGGTCAATAAATGGGACGGACTCGACGCCTATCGGCGTGAGCAGATCAAGGGAACGCTTGAGGCCAAGTTCAAGTTCCTCGATTTTGCCAATTTCCATTATGTCTCGGCGCTCAAGGGACAAGGGTTGAATACCGTCTTCCGCTCGGTCGATGCGGCCTACAAGGCGGCGACGGCGGACCTGTCGACACCGCGTCTGACGCGCGCTTTGATCGATGCGGTGGCGCGGCAATCACCGCCGCGCACAGGGGCTTTTCGTCCGAAGCCTCGTTATGCGCATCAGGGGGGGCGTAATCCTCCCGTCATCGTGATTCACGGCAACGCGCTGGATCGGATCCCCGATTCCTATACGCGTTATCTGGAGCACACGTTCCGCGAAGTCTTCAAGCTCAAGGGAACGCCGCTGCGAATCCAGTACAACGTGACCGAGAATCCCTTTGCCGATCGCAAGGCACCGGAAACGAATCGTCGAAAGCCGAAGCGCGAGGAGAATTCTCCTGCGAAGCCGGCGCGACAGTCCGCGCCGAAAGGCAGTGGCGCGAAACCAAAATCGACGGCCGCGGTCAAATCAGCCGATGCACGTTCGCCACAACGGCGTCCGTCGGCGCCGGCGAAGGCAAAAGGGCGTGCGTCCAAAGGCTGA